The following coding sequences are from one Fimbriimonadaceae bacterium window:
- a CDS encoding enoyl-CoA hydratase/isomerase family protein, with the protein MSPDSRKVCVLGAGTMGSGIAAHLANIGFDVTLLDATAESARAAYERALAVRPPHFYLSGTADLVRLGSVENDLAWVGEADWVCEAIVEKLEAKRAMYRAIEPHLKPGAMVSTNTSGLQISLLKEGMGESFRRVFLGTHFFNPPRYLKLLELIPTDETDPAVVAGMTEFLESRVARRVVVAKDTPGFIANRFGMWSMFMAVHAAEKLGLTIEEVDAITGPFLGRPRSGSFRLNDLVGLDIMGDIAANLVERCPHDPGTAHLATPRSMQVLVERGWTGSKAGQGYYRKEGKEFVSFDLNTLAYRERREPDLPALAELGRRPLAERLSGGLQARDQVGEFLRTYLVPTLRYANEIREEISHDVRDFDRVMKWGFGWEAGPFEMIDMVGAEHLGLATRKFYEGAEVLSHAGSYFLPKPEPLFKPLTDFPVAQTWAKFRTRDMGDGVTAVALTTKMGVYDPEVVRDLTTLLESGQIDRLVLTSEAKSYSAGFDVRFFVEKMEAKDYGAIDDAIAAFQRLGVLLGKVPSVAAVWGHCLGGGFEMAASCSLIAAAAETQIGLPEAKVGVIPGGGGTALMRTRCQSGGAKGLTEAVKTLATATVSDNADHARKLGFMRNEDVTVYHPDMLFTEAKRLALTATARGSSPWASVEGPVTGMVDRALQELKAKGQLSDHDVFIAEQAKPVFGKATSYEDALDKERAGFVACCKEGLSLARARHMLESGKPLRN; encoded by the coding sequence ATGTCACCAGACAGCCGCAAGGTCTGCGTCCTCGGTGCCGGAACGATGGGATCGGGGATTGCCGCCCACCTCGCCAACATCGGCTTCGACGTGACGCTTCTCGACGCGACCGCCGAGTCGGCCCGGGCCGCCTATGAGCGGGCCCTCGCCGTCCGCCCGCCCCACTTCTATTTGTCCGGCACCGCCGACCTCGTCCGACTGGGGTCGGTGGAAAACGACTTGGCGTGGGTCGGCGAGGCGGACTGGGTCTGCGAGGCGATCGTGGAAAAGCTGGAGGCCAAACGGGCGATGTACCGGGCCATCGAACCTCACCTGAAACCGGGGGCGATGGTGAGCACGAACACCAGCGGCCTGCAAATCTCGTTGCTCAAGGAAGGGATGGGCGAGAGCTTCCGCCGTGTCTTTTTGGGCACCCACTTTTTCAACCCGCCCCGCTATCTGAAGCTCTTGGAACTGATCCCGACCGACGAGACGGACCCGGCGGTCGTGGCGGGCATGACCGAGTTCCTGGAGTCCCGGGTGGCCCGTCGGGTGGTCGTGGCCAAGGACACCCCGGGGTTCATCGCGAACCGGTTCGGGATGTGGTCGATGTTCATGGCGGTGCACGCGGCGGAAAAGCTGGGGTTGACGATCGAAGAGGTCGACGCCATCACGGGGCCGTTCCTCGGCCGTCCACGCAGCGGCAGTTTTCGGCTCAACGACCTTGTCGGCCTCGACATCATGGGCGACATCGCCGCCAACCTGGTCGAACGTTGCCCTCACGACCCGGGCACCGCGCACCTGGCCACGCCGCGCTCGATGCAGGTGCTGGTCGAGCGCGGCTGGACCGGGTCGAAGGCCGGCCAGGGCTACTACCGAAAGGAAGGCAAGGAGTTTGTCAGCTTCGACCTGAACACGCTGGCCTACCGCGAGAGGCGGGAGCCCGACCTGCCCGCCCTGGCCGAACTAGGCCGTCGTCCCCTTGCCGAGAGGTTGAGCGGAGGATTGCAGGCCCGCGACCAAGTCGGCGAGTTCCTGCGGACGTACCTCGTGCCGACCCTTCGTTATGCGAACGAGATCAGAGAGGAGATCAGCCACGACGTCCGCGACTTCGACCGCGTCATGAAGTGGGGGTTTGGCTGGGAGGCTGGGCCGTTCGAGATGATCGACATGGTCGGCGCCGAACACCTAGGGTTGGCCACCCGCAAGTTTTACGAAGGTGCGGAGGTCCTCAGCCACGCGGGGTCTTACTTCCTTCCCAAACCAGAGCCCCTCTTCAAGCCCCTTACCGATTTTCCCGTCGCGCAGACCTGGGCCAAGTTCCGTACCCGCGACATGGGGGACGGCGTGACGGCGGTGGCGCTCACCACCAAGATGGGGGTCTATGACCCGGAAGTCGTCCGCGACTTGACGACCCTCCTTGAGAGCGGGCAGATCGACCGGCTGGTCTTGACCAGCGAGGCCAAGTCGTATTCCGCCGGGTTCGACGTCCGGTTCTTTGTCGAAAAGATGGAGGCTAAGGACTACGGCGCGATCGACGACGCGATCGCCGCGTTCCAGCGCCTCGGCGTCCTGCTCGGCAAGGTGCCCAGCGTGGCGGCAGTCTGGGGACACTGCTTGGGGGGAGGGTTCGAGATGGCGGCGTCGTGTTCCCTGATCGCTGCCGCGGCCGAAACCCAGATCGGCCTGCCCGAAGCAAAGGTCGGCGTGATCCCCGGGGGAGGAGGCACCGCGCTGATGCGCACCCGCTGCCAATCCGGCGGAGCCAAGGGCCTCACCGAGGCGGTCAAGACACTGGCGACGGCCACAGTCAGCGACAACGCCGACCACGCCCGCAAACTCGGGTTCATGAGGAACGAGGACGTCACCGTCTATCACCCGGACATGCTCTTCACCGAAGCTAAGCGGCTGGCCCTCACTGCAACGGCACGAGGGAGCAGCCCGTGGGCCAGCGTGGAGGGGCCGGTGACCGGCATGGTGGACCGGGCCCTCCAGGAACTGAAGGCCAAGGGCCAGTTGAGCGACCATGACGTCTTCATTGCCGAGCAGGCCAAACCGGTCTTCGGCAAAGCGACCTCATACGAAGACGCTCTGGACAAAGAGCGGGCTGGGTTTGTGGCCTGTTGCAAGGAAGGACTGAGCTTGGCCCGGGCCCGACACATGCTCGAGTCCGGAAAGCCGTTGCGCAACTGA
- a CDS encoding DUF192 domain-containing protein, translated as MMVSLTALALFAHGVLTAPVQGQPKSQDKPNPFRRFQLKDLAKATIKVDGKHEFTAWIMDTDAKRMEGMMFLEDSDFTEKQAMVFVFKEAEPLSFWMKNTKVPLDIAYCGKDKVINTVYTMSAFDTTSNYSSRQASMYAIEFKAGVFKKLGIRPGAKVDIPSTVKAKD; from the coding sequence ATGATGGTCAGCCTCACCGCACTCGCCCTCTTCGCCCACGGCGTGCTCACCGCCCCAGTGCAGGGTCAACCCAAGTCGCAGGACAAGCCAAACCCCTTCCGCCGGTTCCAACTGAAGGACTTGGCCAAGGCGACCATCAAGGTCGACGGGAAGCACGAGTTCACCGCGTGGATCATGGACACCGACGCCAAGCGGATGGAAGGCATGATGTTCCTGGAGGACAGCGACTTCACCGAAAAGCAGGCGATGGTCTTTGTCTTCAAAGAGGCCGAACCACTTAGCTTCTGGATGAAGAACACGAAGGTGCCGTTGGACATCGCCTACTGCGGCAAGGACAAGGTGATCAACACTGTCTACACGATGAGCGCCTTCGACACGACGTCCAACTACTCGTCGCGGCAGGCGTCGATGTACGCCATCGAGTTCAAGGCCGGCGTCTTCAAAAAGCTCGGCATCCGCCCGGGCGCGAAGGTCGACATCCCCTCGACGGTCAAAGCAAAGGACTGA
- a CDS encoding alpha/beta hydrolase, with product MSIAAAWAASILLGQGQKPVVRRHSLSLEVVRHENFSSQVLGNKRTVWVCLPPGYRSEPDRKYPVLYMHDGQNVFDGFTSFIPNQEWQADEALKAGVEAGLVEPVVIVGVDNAGTARGDEYLPTRARLGKEDVGGKADQYTKFVTDELMPFVAKNYRVKTGPDDTGLCGSSFGGIVTLHMGLTRPEVFGKLAVLSPSLWWDQKVMVKRVEALRSRPWRRLWLDVGTLEIGASTDTRALRDVMAAKGWKQPSDFTYYEEIGSAHNETAWAKRFPLVLQYLFPAKR from the coding sequence ATGAGCATCGCCGCCGCCTGGGCCGCTTCGATTCTCCTTGGCCAAGGACAAAAACCCGTCGTCCGTCGGCACTCGTTGTCCCTCGAGGTCGTGCGCCACGAAAACTTTTCGAGCCAGGTGCTTGGCAACAAGCGCACCGTCTGGGTGTGCCTCCCGCCGGGCTACCGGAGCGAGCCCGACCGCAAGTACCCCGTGCTCTACATGCATGACGGCCAGAACGTCTTCGACGGGTTCACGTCGTTCATCCCGAACCAAGAATGGCAGGCCGACGAAGCCCTGAAAGCGGGAGTCGAGGCGGGGCTTGTCGAACCAGTGGTCATCGTGGGCGTCGACAACGCCGGGACAGCCCGGGGCGACGAGTACCTGCCCACGCGGGCCAGGCTCGGGAAGGAGGACGTCGGCGGCAAGGCAGACCAGTACACCAAGTTCGTCACCGACGAACTGATGCCCTTCGTCGCCAAAAACTACCGCGTCAAGACCGGCCCAGACGACACCGGTCTGTGCGGGTCTTCCTTCGGCGGCATCGTCACCCTTCACATGGGGCTGACCAGGCCCGAGGTCTTTGGCAAGCTCGCCGTGCTTTCTCCCAGCTTGTGGTGGGACCAGAAGGTCATGGTGAAGCGGGTCGAGGCGTTGCGGTCGCGCCCATGGCGGCGGTTGTGGCTGGACGTCGGGACCCTGGAGATCGGCGCCTCGACCGACACGCGGGCCCTGCGCGACGTCATGGCTGCGAAAGGCTGGAAGCAACCGTCTGACTTCACCTACTACGAGGAGATCGGGTCAGCGCATAACGAAACGGCCTGGGCCAAGCGGTTCCCCCTGGTCCTCCAGTACCTGTTCCCGGCCAAGCGGTAG
- a CDS encoding PEP-CTERM sorting domain-containing protein produces the protein MGTVYTVSSLQVGAFYDEGGKDNDPAFQNYYVGYGTSAGPHSRTLERRSFFWFHVPTLDGPIIDVTLKLKMLVPTSLIFGITDDPGVHDPTEDFQLGYTVAPKDKVIDPGITEAEAEAIFESLDDHPAADPYTFSMSESYAFPFAVLVHLNADGVSWVGAHEDGDLVLSGWMPTWSYDARTDDSGEWLEMDELLFGFSDVGGLVPFPELTITTESVPEPASLAFGGAFALALSRRRRSAS, from the coding sequence ATGGGCACGGTGTACACCGTGTCGAGCCTCCAGGTCGGCGCTTTCTATGATGAAGGCGGGAAGGACAACGACCCCGCCTTCCAAAACTACTACGTCGGCTACGGCACGTCGGCCGGGCCGCACTCGCGCACTCTGGAGCGACGGAGCTTCTTCTGGTTCCACGTGCCCACCCTCGACGGCCCGATCATCGACGTCACGCTGAAGCTGAAGATGCTTGTGCCGACGAGCCTGATCTTCGGTATCACCGACGATCCCGGCGTCCACGATCCGACCGAAGACTTTCAACTGGGCTACACCGTCGCGCCGAAGGACAAGGTCATCGACCCCGGCATCACCGAGGCCGAGGCCGAGGCGATCTTCGAGTCGCTGGACGACCATCCCGCCGCCGACCCCTACACGTTCTCAATGTCCGAGTCGTACGCCTTCCCGTTCGCGGTGTTGGTGCACCTGAACGCCGACGGTGTCTCCTGGGTGGGCGCCCACGAGGACGGCGACCTCGTCTTGTCCGGCTGGATGCCGACATGGTCTTACGACGCCCGGACGGACGACTCGGGAGAGTGGCTGGAAATGGACGAGCTCCTGTTCGGCTTTTCTGACGTGGGGGGCCTGGTGCCCTTCCCCGAGCTGACCATCACGACCGAATCGGTGCCGGAGCCGGCGTCTCTGGCCTTCGGCGGGGCATTCGCCCTCGCCCTGTCGCGCCGCCGCCGGTCGGCGTCCTAA
- a CDS encoding aldo/keto reductase yields MPTFNKDRYQVHADWFRHCGRSGLKLPAVSLGCWHNFGDPGTDAARHTTEEGIHDNARQMLVTAFDNGVTHFDLANNYGPKPGAAESRVGRILASDFQGHRDELVISTKAGYWMWEGPYGDRGSRKYLLASLDQSLRRLQLDYVDIFYHHRPDSETPIEETMSALDTAVRSGKALYAGLSNYNGVQLELALAACEKNGFYKPVINQPSYSMFNRWIEKDLLGSVSRTGTGVIAFCPLAQGLLTKKYLNGIPEDSRAAHEKGFLKEEAVTPEAVAKAQKLDAVAKRRGQTLAQLALLWTVRDPRVTSALIGASRPQQVLENVKVLDSGPLTSDEIADIEAILA; encoded by the coding sequence ATGCCGACCTTCAACAAAGACCGTTATCAAGTCCATGCGGACTGGTTCCGCCACTGCGGACGCTCGGGACTGAAGTTGCCGGCGGTCAGTCTGGGGTGCTGGCACAACTTCGGCGACCCCGGCACCGACGCGGCCCGCCACACGACCGAGGAAGGCATCCACGACAACGCCAGGCAGATGCTGGTCACCGCGTTTGACAACGGCGTCACCCACTTTGACCTCGCCAACAACTACGGGCCCAAGCCCGGTGCCGCCGAGAGCCGCGTGGGCCGTATCCTCGCCAGCGACTTCCAGGGACACCGGGACGAGCTGGTCATCAGCACCAAGGCGGGCTACTGGATGTGGGAGGGGCCCTACGGCGACCGCGGCTCGCGCAAGTACCTCTTGGCCTCGCTGGACCAGAGCTTGAGGCGGCTTCAGCTCGACTACGTCGACATCTTCTACCACCACCGGCCCGACTCCGAGACCCCCATCGAAGAGACGATGTCGGCTCTCGACACCGCCGTCCGGAGCGGCAAGGCGCTGTATGCGGGCCTCAGCAACTACAACGGCGTCCAGCTGGAACTGGCCTTGGCCGCCTGCGAGAAAAACGGCTTCTACAAGCCGGTCATCAACCAGCCGAGCTACTCGATGTTCAACCGATGGATCGAGAAGGACCTTTTGGGCTCGGTGTCCCGGACGGGGACCGGCGTCATCGCGTTCTGCCCGCTCGCCCAGGGGCTGTTGACGAAGAAGTATCTGAACGGCATTCCTGAGGACTCACGCGCGGCCCACGAGAAAGGGTTTCTGAAGGAGGAGGCGGTCACTCCCGAGGCCGTGGCCAAGGCGCAAAAGCTTGATGCGGTCGCCAAGCGGCGCGGGCAGACCCTCGCCCAGTTGGCGCTGCTCTGGACGGTGCGCGACCCACGCGTCACATCCGCCCTCATCGGGGCCAGCCGGCCCCAACAAGTGCTGGAGAATGTCAAAGTCCTCGACTCGGGGCCCCTGACCAGCGACGAGATCGCCGACATCGAAGCGATCTTGGCCTAG
- a CDS encoding prepilin-type N-terminal cleavage/methylation domain-containing protein, which yields MRNRAFTLIELLVVIAIIAILAAILFPVFARAKAAAKNTQCLSNGRQIGVAVKLYLSDYDDTMPLFYAYNSVPPAGAPGHKGVEVLLFPYTKSKDIFRSPWDNGGPYTAVDVPGADSYWKAYGSSYRFTQCLYSVAAGESSQNNTPMTFNRTVSETAIEWPAESRVMRSEMLPWFDHKFDTGCARYGYDCPPPADYYKTWSDLGGTTIFADGHAKWIVSAGAFDQQVVDVLGHRSGEANPDSWSGTWYGVCD from the coding sequence ATGCGAAACCGAGCCTTCACGCTCATCGAGCTCCTCGTCGTCATCGCGATCATCGCGATCCTGGCCGCGATCCTGTTTCCCGTTTTCGCGCGGGCCAAGGCGGCGGCCAAGAACACCCAATGCCTGAGCAACGGCCGCCAGATCGGGGTCGCGGTCAAGCTGTACCTGAGCGACTACGACGACACCATGCCGCTCTTCTATGCCTACAACTCCGTGCCCCCCGCGGGGGCTCCGGGCCACAAGGGCGTCGAAGTCCTGCTGTTCCCCTACACCAAGAGTAAGGACATCTTTCGCTCGCCCTGGGACAACGGGGGGCCGTACACCGCGGTCGACGTCCCCGGTGCGGACTCCTATTGGAAGGCTTACGGGTCGTCGTACCGGTTCACCCAGTGCCTCTATTCGGTGGCGGCCGGCGAGTCCAGCCAAAACAACACCCCGATGACGTTCAACCGCACCGTGAGCGAGACGGCCATCGAATGGCCCGCCGAGTCACGGGTCATGAGGTCGGAGATGCTGCCGTGGTTCGACCACAAGTTCGACACCGGATGCGCGCGGTACGGCTACGACTGCCCACCACCGGCCGACTACTACAAGACATGGAGCGACCTTGGCGGTACGACGATCTTTGCCGACGGCCACGCCAAGTGGATCGTCTCGGCCGGAGCCTTTGACCAGCAGGTCGTCGATGTCCTGGGGCACCGGTCGGGAGAGGCTAACCCCGACTCCTGGTCGGGGACGTGGTACGGCGTTTGTGACTAA
- the glnA gene encoding type I glutamate--ammonia ligase, with protein MTSKEALKFIAENEAQFLDIRFTDLFGMWHHFTIPTTMVNEGVFEDGLMFDGSSIRGFQTINESDMLLLLDPAGMFMDPFTEHPTAVIFTDVRDPFTREEYSRDPRNVAAKAEKYLQSTGIADTCFFGPEAEFFIFDKLAYRNDPQSAGFTIDSVEAHWNSNADDAVGYTMRNKGGYFPVAPSDKLNDLRSEMCLLLEEVGVTVELHHHEVAAPGQCEIDVRFDTLKTMADKQQKYKYVVKNVAARYGYAVTFMPKPVFADNGSGMHCHQSLWKNGENIFFDANGYAGLSDTARWYIGGLLKHAPSLLAFTNPSTNSYRRLVPGYEAPINLVYSARNRSACIRIPVSGSSPKAKRIEFRAPDPTANPYLAFAAMMMAGIDGIQNRIEPRAPVDKDLYELAPEEKADIPQTPGSLRAVLENLKADHSYLTKGDVFTPDLIEAYIDYKIKAECDAVDLRPHPYEFYLYSDV; from the coding sequence ATGACATCAAAAGAAGCCCTCAAATTTATCGCTGAGAATGAAGCCCAGTTCCTCGACATACGGTTCACCGACCTCTTCGGGATGTGGCACCACTTCACGATCCCGACGACGATGGTCAATGAAGGTGTGTTTGAAGACGGTTTGATGTTTGACGGGTCGTCGATCCGCGGCTTCCAAACGATCAACGAGTCCGATATGCTCCTCCTGCTCGACCCGGCGGGAATGTTCATGGACCCCTTCACCGAGCACCCGACCGCGGTCATCTTCACCGACGTCCGCGACCCGTTCACCCGCGAGGAGTACAGCCGCGACCCACGCAACGTCGCCGCTAAGGCGGAGAAGTACCTTCAGAGCACCGGCATCGCCGACACTTGCTTCTTCGGCCCCGAGGCGGAGTTCTTCATCTTCGACAAGCTGGCCTACCGCAACGACCCGCAGTCGGCCGGCTTCACCATCGACAGCGTCGAGGCGCACTGGAACAGCAACGCGGACGACGCGGTGGGATACACGATGCGCAACAAGGGCGGCTACTTCCCCGTCGCGCCCAGTGACAAGCTCAACGACCTCCGCAGCGAGATGTGCCTCTTGCTGGAGGAAGTCGGCGTCACCGTCGAACTCCACCACCACGAGGTCGCCGCTCCCGGACAGTGCGAGATCGACGTCCGGTTCGACACCCTCAAGACCATGGCCGACAAGCAGCAGAAGTACAAGTACGTGGTCAAGAACGTCGCCGCCCGCTACGGCTATGCCGTGACGTTTATGCCCAAGCCGGTCTTTGCCGACAACGGCAGCGGCATGCATTGCCACCAGTCGTTGTGGAAGAACGGCGAGAACATCTTCTTCGACGCGAACGGCTACGCCGGTCTTAGCGACACGGCCCGCTGGTACATCGGCGGCCTCCTCAAGCACGCCCCGTCACTCCTCGCCTTCACCAACCCCTCGACGAACTCCTACCGCCGGCTCGTGCCCGGCTACGAGGCCCCGATCAACCTCGTCTACTCGGCCCGGAACCGCTCGGCGTGTATCCGCATCCCGGTCAGCGGCAGTTCGCCGAAGGCCAAGCGGATCGAGTTCCGCGCCCCAGACCCGACGGCGAACCCGTACCTCGCCTTTGCCGCGATGATGATGGCCGGCATCGACGGCATCCAGAACCGCATCGAGCCGCGCGCCCCGGTCGACAAAGACCTCTACGAGTTGGCCCCCGAGGAGAAGGCGGACATCCCGCAGACCCCCGGCTCGCTCCGCGCCGTCCTGGAGAACCTCAAGGCCGACCACTCCTACCTGACCAAGGGCGACGTCTTCACGCCCGACCTCATCGAAGCGTACATCGACTACAAAATCAAAGCGGAGTGCGACGCCGTCGACCTGCGGCCGCACCCGTACGAGTTCTATCTGTACAGCGACGTCTAA
- the leuD gene encoding 3-isopropylmalate dehydratase small subunit: protein MAGFTQHTGTTAVYDADHVDTDRIIPARFLSMVTRSGYGRLLFNDVRRQESCFPLDQADAEGASVLVVGTNFGCGSSREHAVWAIQQAGFVAVVARRDPDSPGYSDIFRSNAGNCGLLLVELPPESHRRLVEAGSGARVTVDLVRQVVVLDGHELPFDINPAVREQLLAGLDLVGTTLVHEGDIAQFEEKWDAFAPKV from the coding sequence ATGGCAGGATTCACCCAGCACACGGGCACCACGGCGGTCTACGACGCCGACCACGTGGACACCGACCGGATCATCCCGGCCCGGTTCCTCAGCATGGTCACCCGGTCCGGCTACGGCCGATTGCTCTTCAACGACGTGCGCCGACAGGAGTCCTGCTTCCCGCTTGACCAAGCGGACGCGGAAGGGGCCAGTGTGCTGGTCGTCGGCACGAACTTTGGTTGCGGGTCCAGCCGCGAGCATGCGGTCTGGGCGATCCAGCAGGCCGGCTTCGTCGCTGTCGTCGCCCGCCGGGACCCCGACTCGCCGGGATACAGCGACATCTTTCGAAGCAACGCCGGCAACTGTGGCCTGCTCTTGGTCGAGTTGCCGCCCGAGAGCCACCGCCGTCTCGTCGAAGCTGGTTCGGGGGCCCGGGTCACCGTCGACCTCGTCCGGCAGGTGGTCGTGCTGGACGGCCATGAACTGCCGTTTGACATCAACCCCGCCGTCCGCGAGCAACTGCTGGCCGGCCTCGACCTCGTGGGCACGACGCTCGTCCACGAAGGCGACATCGCCCAGTTCGAGGAGAAATGGGACGCGTTCGCGCCGAAAGTGTGA